From Rutidosis leptorrhynchoides isolate AG116_Rl617_1_P2 chromosome 3, CSIRO_AGI_Rlap_v1, whole genome shotgun sequence, a single genomic window includes:
- the LOC139898097 gene encoding mitochondrial intermembrane space import and assembly protein 40 homolog, whose product MGQEQSKTVDTPVQDSKTEDSNSPSTEKSPPSMESLLEEATAFGNEDESASLEAKAQKALDCPCIQDLKSGPCGSQFTEAFKCFLMSTAEEKGSDCVQPFVALQKCIQINPDAFSKDVLEDDEAEAHEKETKSEKPVEDYKIIPPRWALESPSPKPKL is encoded by the coding sequence ATGGGACAAGAACAAAGCAAAACCGTTGATACCCCTGTACAAGATTCAAAAACGGAAGACTCAAATTCTCCATCTACCGAAAAGTCTCCACCTTCAATGGAATCGTTACTTGAAGAAGCTACAGCGTTTGGTAACGAGGATGAAAGTGCATCATTGGAAGCCAAAGCTCAGAAAGCATTAGATTGCCCTTGTATTCAAGACCTTAAAAGTGGGCCCTGCGGGTCCCAGTTTACAGAGGCTTTCAAATGTTTTCTAATGAGCACAGCTGAAGAGAAAGGCTCGGATTGCGTGCAGCCATTTGTGGCGTTGCAGAAATGTATTCAGATCAATCCCGATGCGTTCTCGAAGGATGTATTGGAAGACGATGAAGCCGAGGCACATGAGAAGGAAACAAAAAGCGAGAAGCCAGTTGAAGATTACAAAATTATCCCTCCTAGATGGGCGCTAGAATCACCGAGTCCAAAACCTAAGCTTTAG